In Gallus gallus isolate bGalGal1 chromosome 8, bGalGal1.mat.broiler.GRCg7b, whole genome shotgun sequence, one DNA window encodes the following:
- the C1orf228 gene encoding armadillo-like helical domain containing protein 1 isoform X4, whose translation MKFHLIAVLGPLSQLSEAFVGLFPIAKMHFQLPVTVFRQLQAEEIMTSVKEQEAIKKLMVFLQEWDSAHRVARNHILDNFIRSNIGKTEPELELEFSQGASLFLARLAAWLRVTYMYSTCINKLLKSIGIFLSAASGRRYIIEFLEMGGVLMLLEILGLNHLNEEDKRESVKLLQLIADAGRKYKELICESYGVQSLAELLATCSSAEVRDEVQILLDSLGRGNPKYQNQVYSGLLAVLPCGSPHAQQLALQTLRSMQVSGGGKGCPQGLESPQLCQRERPGPIRSTSWGCPLPIGGRRGALHAPASSTRPCPPGPAGRASAGWSGAAAGSTGHDTPRGAVRSRPAAARCRVPARPARPVARPGGPADPAREESTSQSVLAKESAEVAEELIQLKVVHGLMVAVGNLDYPLSQRNASISLEYFVRMYPFVEEHVRKAVGDTLFQLFKDCPETWYTKIDPVQAEELASNPVDSPKDMAKMQSAEAGCPLTDLSGDNHYFATSFFLPIHKIYGEFRAFEEDQHALVQNNF comes from the exons ATGAAATTTCATCTCATCGCAGTTCTCGGTCCTCTTAGCCAACTTTCTGAAGCCTTTGTTGGTTTGTTTCCCATCGCCAAGATGCATTTCCAGCTCCCGGTTACTGTTTTCAGGCAGCTTCAG GCAGAAGAGATCATGACATCTGTCAAAGAGCAGGAGGCCATCAAGAAGCTCATGGTTTTCCTGCAAGAATGGGACAGTGCTCACAGAGTTGCTCGAAACCACATCCTGGACAACTTCATTAGAAGCAATATTGGCAAGACAGAaccagagctggagctggagttCTCCCAGGGAGCCAGCTTGTTTCTGGCTCGCCTGGCAGCATGGCTGAGGGTGAC CTACATGTACAGCACATGCATCAACAAGCTGCTCAAGTCCATCGGCATCTTCTTATCTGCTGCAAGTGG CCGCAGATACATTATTGAATTTCTGGAGATGGGAGGCGTCTTGATGCTCCTGGAAATACTAGGGCTGAACCACCTGAACGAAGAGGACAAAAGGGAGTCTGTAAAGCTGCTTCAGCTCATCGCAGACGCTGGCAGGAAGTACAAGGAGCTCATTTGTGAAAGCTATG GCGTGCAATCCCTTGCTGAGCTGTTGGCCACCTGCAGCTCGGCAGAGGTTCGGGATGAGGTGCAGATTTTGCTGGACTCTCTGGGCCGCGGCAACCCCAAGTACCAGAACCAAGTGTACAGCggcctgctggcagtgctgccctgcgGCTCTCCCCACGCCcagcagctggctctgcagacACTGCGCAGCATGCAGGTGAGCGGTGGAGGCAAAGGGTGCCCCCAGGGGTTGGAAAGCCCGCAGTTATGCCAGAGAGAAAGGCCCGGCCCCATTCGCAGCACTAGCTGGGGTTGCCCCCTGCCCATAGGGGGACGGCGGGGAGCACTGCACGCACCTGCCTCCTCAACCCGCCCTTGTCCCCCAGGACCTGCTGGAAGAGCCTCCGCCGGCTGGAGTGGCGccgctgctggcagcactgggcaCGACACACCCCGAGGTGCAGTACGAAG CCGTCCAGCTGCTGCTCGCTGTCGCGTCCCGGCGCGCCCCGCCCGCCCTGTTGCCCGGCCTGGTGGCCCTGCTGACCCCGCCCGGGAGGAAAGCACGAGCCAAAG CGTATTAGCCAAGGAGTCAGCAGAAGTGGCTGAAGAGCTGATCCAGCTGAAAGTGGTGCACGGCCTGATGGTTGCGGTGGGGAACCTGGATTATCCACTCAGCCAGAGAAATGCCAGCATCTCCCTGGAG TATTTTGTTCGCATGTATCCCTTTGTGGAGGAGCATGTAAGGAAGGCAGTAGGGGACACACTGTTCCAGCTCTTTAAG GACTGCCCTGAGACCTGGTACACAAAAATAGATCCAGTCCAGGCTGAAGAATTGGCCTCCAATCCAGTGGACAGCCCCAAAGACATGGCAAAGATGCAATCTGCAGAAG ctgGCTGTCCATTAACTGATTTGTCTGGGGATAATCACTACTTTGCCACATCGTTTTTCTTGCCAATTCACAAGATCTATGGAGAGTTCCGTGCATTTGAGGAAGATCAGCATGCTCTAGTACAGAACAACTTTTGA
- the C1orf228 gene encoding armadillo-like helical domain containing protein 1 isoform X1 encodes MHFQLPVTVFRQLQAEEIMTSVKEQEAIKKLMVFLQEWDSAHRVARNHILDNFIRSNIGKTEPELELEFSQGASLFLARLAAWLRVTYMYSTCINKLLKSIGIFLSAASGRRYIIEFLEMGGVLMLLEILGLNHLNEEDKRESVKLLQLIADAGRKYKELICESYGVQSLAELLATCSSAEVRDEVQILLDSLGRGNPKYQNQVYSGLLAVLPCGSPHAQQLALQTLRSMQDLLEEPPPAGVAPLLAALGTTHPEVQYEAVQLLLAVASRRAPPALLPGLVALLTPPGRKARAKDPMLPPREPTLAHVQQAAAAKAIGVLAKESAEVAEELIQLKVVHGLMVAVGNLDYPLSQRNASISLEYFVRMYPFVEEHVRKAVGDTLFQLFKDCPETWYTKIDPVQAEELASNPVDSPKDMAKMQSAEGDQE; translated from the exons ATGCATTTCCAGCTCCCGGTTACTGTTTTCAGGCAGCTTCAG GCAGAAGAGATCATGACATCTGTCAAAGAGCAGGAGGCCATCAAGAAGCTCATGGTTTTCCTGCAAGAATGGGACAGTGCTCACAGAGTTGCTCGAAACCACATCCTGGACAACTTCATTAGAAGCAATATTGGCAAGACAGAaccagagctggagctggagttCTCCCAGGGAGCCAGCTTGTTTCTGGCTCGCCTGGCAGCATGGCTGAGGGTGAC CTACATGTACAGCACATGCATCAACAAGCTGCTCAAGTCCATCGGCATCTTCTTATCTGCTGCAAGTGG CCGCAGATACATTATTGAATTTCTGGAGATGGGAGGCGTCTTGATGCTCCTGGAAATACTAGGGCTGAACCACCTGAACGAAGAGGACAAAAGGGAGTCTGTAAAGCTGCTTCAGCTCATCGCAGACGCTGGCAGGAAGTACAAGGAGCTCATTTGTGAAAGCTATG GCGTGCAATCCCTTGCTGAGCTGTTGGCCACCTGCAGCTCGGCAGAGGTTCGGGATGAGGTGCAGATTTTGCTGGACTCTCTGGGCCGCGGCAACCCCAAGTACCAGAACCAAGTGTACAGCggcctgctggcagtgctgccctgcgGCTCTCCCCACGCCcagcagctggctctgcagacACTGCGCAGCATGCAG GACCTGCTGGAAGAGCCTCCGCCGGCTGGAGTGGCGccgctgctggcagcactgggcaCGACACACCCCGAGGTGCAGTACGAAG CCGTCCAGCTGCTGCTCGCTGTCGCGTCCCGGCGCGCCCCGCCCGCCCTGTTGCCCGGCCTGGTGGCCCTGCTGACCCCGCCCGGGAGGAAAGCACGAGCCAAAG ACCCAATGCTGCCCCCGAGGGAGCCGACGCTGGCCCACGttcagcaggcagctgctgctaaAGCCATCGG CGTATTAGCCAAGGAGTCAGCAGAAGTGGCTGAAGAGCTGATCCAGCTGAAAGTGGTGCACGGCCTGATGGTTGCGGTGGGGAACCTGGATTATCCACTCAGCCAGAGAAATGCCAGCATCTCCCTGGAG TATTTTGTTCGCATGTATCCCTTTGTGGAGGAGCATGTAAGGAAGGCAGTAGGGGACACACTGTTCCAGCTCTTTAAG GACTGCCCTGAGACCTGGTACACAAAAATAGATCCAGTCCAGGCTGAAGAATTGGCCTCCAATCCAGTGGACAGCCCCAAAGACATGGCAAAGATGCAATCTGCAGAAG GTGATCAGGAATGA
- the C1orf228 gene encoding armadillo-like helical domain containing protein 1 isoform X3, whose product MHFQLPVTVFRQLQAEEIMTSVKEQEAIKKLMVFLQEWDSAHRVARNHILDNFIRSNIGKTEPELELEFSQGASLFLARLAAWLRVTYMYSTCINKLLKSIGIFLSAASGRRYIIEFLEMGGVLMLLEILGLNHLNEEDKRESVKLLQLIADAGRKYKELICESYGVQSLAELLATCSSAEVRDEVQILLDSLGRGNPKYQNQVYSGLLAVLPCGSPHAQQLALQTLRSMQVSGGGKGCPQGLESPQLCQRERPGPIRSTSWGCPLPIGGRRGALHAPASSTRPCPPGPAGRASAGWSGAAAGSTGHDTPRGAVRSRPAAARCRVPARPARPVARPGGPADPAREESTSQSVLAKESAEVAEELIQLKVVHGLMVAVGNLDYPLSQRNASISLEYFVRMYPFVEEHVRKAVGDTLFQLFKDCPETWYTKIDPVQAEELASNPVDSPKDMAKMQSAEAGCPLTDLSGDNHYFATSFFLPIHKIYGEFRAFEEDQHALVQNNF is encoded by the exons ATGCATTTCCAGCTCCCGGTTACTGTTTTCAGGCAGCTTCAG GCAGAAGAGATCATGACATCTGTCAAAGAGCAGGAGGCCATCAAGAAGCTCATGGTTTTCCTGCAAGAATGGGACAGTGCTCACAGAGTTGCTCGAAACCACATCCTGGACAACTTCATTAGAAGCAATATTGGCAAGACAGAaccagagctggagctggagttCTCCCAGGGAGCCAGCTTGTTTCTGGCTCGCCTGGCAGCATGGCTGAGGGTGAC CTACATGTACAGCACATGCATCAACAAGCTGCTCAAGTCCATCGGCATCTTCTTATCTGCTGCAAGTGG CCGCAGATACATTATTGAATTTCTGGAGATGGGAGGCGTCTTGATGCTCCTGGAAATACTAGGGCTGAACCACCTGAACGAAGAGGACAAAAGGGAGTCTGTAAAGCTGCTTCAGCTCATCGCAGACGCTGGCAGGAAGTACAAGGAGCTCATTTGTGAAAGCTATG GCGTGCAATCCCTTGCTGAGCTGTTGGCCACCTGCAGCTCGGCAGAGGTTCGGGATGAGGTGCAGATTTTGCTGGACTCTCTGGGCCGCGGCAACCCCAAGTACCAGAACCAAGTGTACAGCggcctgctggcagtgctgccctgcgGCTCTCCCCACGCCcagcagctggctctgcagacACTGCGCAGCATGCAGGTGAGCGGTGGAGGCAAAGGGTGCCCCCAGGGGTTGGAAAGCCCGCAGTTATGCCAGAGAGAAAGGCCCGGCCCCATTCGCAGCACTAGCTGGGGTTGCCCCCTGCCCATAGGGGGACGGCGGGGAGCACTGCACGCACCTGCCTCCTCAACCCGCCCTTGTCCCCCAGGACCTGCTGGAAGAGCCTCCGCCGGCTGGAGTGGCGccgctgctggcagcactgggcaCGACACACCCCGAGGTGCAGTACGAAG CCGTCCAGCTGCTGCTCGCTGTCGCGTCCCGGCGCGCCCCGCCCGCCCTGTTGCCCGGCCTGGTGGCCCTGCTGACCCCGCCCGGGAGGAAAGCACGAGCCAAAG CGTATTAGCCAAGGAGTCAGCAGAAGTGGCTGAAGAGCTGATCCAGCTGAAAGTGGTGCACGGCCTGATGGTTGCGGTGGGGAACCTGGATTATCCACTCAGCCAGAGAAATGCCAGCATCTCCCTGGAG TATTTTGTTCGCATGTATCCCTTTGTGGAGGAGCATGTAAGGAAGGCAGTAGGGGACACACTGTTCCAGCTCTTTAAG GACTGCCCTGAGACCTGGTACACAAAAATAGATCCAGTCCAGGCTGAAGAATTGGCCTCCAATCCAGTGGACAGCCCCAAAGACATGGCAAAGATGCAATCTGCAGAAG ctgGCTGTCCATTAACTGATTTGTCTGGGGATAATCACTACTTTGCCACATCGTTTTTCTTGCCAATTCACAAGATCTATGGAGAGTTCCGTGCATTTGAGGAAGATCAGCATGCTCTAGTACAGAACAACTTTTGA
- the C1orf228 gene encoding armadillo-like helical domain containing protein 1 isoform X6: MHFQLPVTVFRQLQAEEIMTSVKEQEAIKKLMVFLQEWDSAHRVARNHILDNFIRSNIGKTEPELELEFSQGASLFLARLAAWLRVTYMYSTCINKLLKSIGIFLSAASGRRYIIEFLEMGGVLMLLEILGLNHLNEEDKRESVKLLQLIADAGRKYKELICESYGVQSLAELLATCSSAEVRDEVQILLDSLGRGNPKYQNQVYSGLLAVLPCGSPHAQQLALQTLRSMQVSGGGKGCPQGLESPQLCQRERPGPIRSTSWGCPLPIGGRRGALHAPASSTRPCPPGPAGRASAGWSGAAAGSTGHDTPRGAVRSRPAAARCRVPARPARPVARPGGPADPAREESTSQSVLAKESAEVAEELIQLKVVHGLMVAVGNLDYPLSQRNASISLEYFVRMYPFVEEHVRKAVGDTLFQLFKDCPETWYTKIDPVQAEELASNPVDSPKDMAKMQSAEGDQE; encoded by the exons ATGCATTTCCAGCTCCCGGTTACTGTTTTCAGGCAGCTTCAG GCAGAAGAGATCATGACATCTGTCAAAGAGCAGGAGGCCATCAAGAAGCTCATGGTTTTCCTGCAAGAATGGGACAGTGCTCACAGAGTTGCTCGAAACCACATCCTGGACAACTTCATTAGAAGCAATATTGGCAAGACAGAaccagagctggagctggagttCTCCCAGGGAGCCAGCTTGTTTCTGGCTCGCCTGGCAGCATGGCTGAGGGTGAC CTACATGTACAGCACATGCATCAACAAGCTGCTCAAGTCCATCGGCATCTTCTTATCTGCTGCAAGTGG CCGCAGATACATTATTGAATTTCTGGAGATGGGAGGCGTCTTGATGCTCCTGGAAATACTAGGGCTGAACCACCTGAACGAAGAGGACAAAAGGGAGTCTGTAAAGCTGCTTCAGCTCATCGCAGACGCTGGCAGGAAGTACAAGGAGCTCATTTGTGAAAGCTATG GCGTGCAATCCCTTGCTGAGCTGTTGGCCACCTGCAGCTCGGCAGAGGTTCGGGATGAGGTGCAGATTTTGCTGGACTCTCTGGGCCGCGGCAACCCCAAGTACCAGAACCAAGTGTACAGCggcctgctggcagtgctgccctgcgGCTCTCCCCACGCCcagcagctggctctgcagacACTGCGCAGCATGCAGGTGAGCGGTGGAGGCAAAGGGTGCCCCCAGGGGTTGGAAAGCCCGCAGTTATGCCAGAGAGAAAGGCCCGGCCCCATTCGCAGCACTAGCTGGGGTTGCCCCCTGCCCATAGGGGGACGGCGGGGAGCACTGCACGCACCTGCCTCCTCAACCCGCCCTTGTCCCCCAGGACCTGCTGGAAGAGCCTCCGCCGGCTGGAGTGGCGccgctgctggcagcactgggcaCGACACACCCCGAGGTGCAGTACGAAG CCGTCCAGCTGCTGCTCGCTGTCGCGTCCCGGCGCGCCCCGCCCGCCCTGTTGCCCGGCCTGGTGGCCCTGCTGACCCCGCCCGGGAGGAAAGCACGAGCCAAAG CGTATTAGCCAAGGAGTCAGCAGAAGTGGCTGAAGAGCTGATCCAGCTGAAAGTGGTGCACGGCCTGATGGTTGCGGTGGGGAACCTGGATTATCCACTCAGCCAGAGAAATGCCAGCATCTCCCTGGAG TATTTTGTTCGCATGTATCCCTTTGTGGAGGAGCATGTAAGGAAGGCAGTAGGGGACACACTGTTCCAGCTCTTTAAG GACTGCCCTGAGACCTGGTACACAAAAATAGATCCAGTCCAGGCTGAAGAATTGGCCTCCAATCCAGTGGACAGCCCCAAAGACATGGCAAAGATGCAATCTGCAGAAG GTGATCAGGAATGA
- the C1orf228 gene encoding armadillo-like helical domain containing protein 1 isoform X5, with protein sequence MHFQLPVTVFRQLQAEEIMTSVKEQEAIKKLMVFLQEWDSAHRVARNHILDNFIRSNIGKTEPELELEFSQGASLFLARLAAWLRVTYMYSTCINKLLKSIGIFLSAASGRRYIIEFLEMGGVLMLLEILGLNHLNEEDKRESVKLLQLIADAGRKYKELICESYGVQSLAELLATCSSAEVRDEVQILLDSLGRGNPKYQNQVYSGLLAVLPCGSPHAQQLALQTLRSMQDLLEEPPPAGVAPLLAALGTTHPEVQYEAVQLLLAVASRRAPPALLPGLVALLTPPGRKARAKDPMLPPREPTLAHVQQAAAAKAIGVLAKESAEVAEELIQLKVVHGLMVAVGNLDYPLSQRNASISLEYFVRMYPFVEEHVRKAVGDTLFQLFKDCPETWYTKIDPVQAEELASNPVDSPKDMAKMQSAEAGCPLTDLSGDNHYFATSFFLPIHKIYGEFRAFEEDQHALVQNNF encoded by the exons ATGCATTTCCAGCTCCCGGTTACTGTTTTCAGGCAGCTTCAG GCAGAAGAGATCATGACATCTGTCAAAGAGCAGGAGGCCATCAAGAAGCTCATGGTTTTCCTGCAAGAATGGGACAGTGCTCACAGAGTTGCTCGAAACCACATCCTGGACAACTTCATTAGAAGCAATATTGGCAAGACAGAaccagagctggagctggagttCTCCCAGGGAGCCAGCTTGTTTCTGGCTCGCCTGGCAGCATGGCTGAGGGTGAC CTACATGTACAGCACATGCATCAACAAGCTGCTCAAGTCCATCGGCATCTTCTTATCTGCTGCAAGTGG CCGCAGATACATTATTGAATTTCTGGAGATGGGAGGCGTCTTGATGCTCCTGGAAATACTAGGGCTGAACCACCTGAACGAAGAGGACAAAAGGGAGTCTGTAAAGCTGCTTCAGCTCATCGCAGACGCTGGCAGGAAGTACAAGGAGCTCATTTGTGAAAGCTATG GCGTGCAATCCCTTGCTGAGCTGTTGGCCACCTGCAGCTCGGCAGAGGTTCGGGATGAGGTGCAGATTTTGCTGGACTCTCTGGGCCGCGGCAACCCCAAGTACCAGAACCAAGTGTACAGCggcctgctggcagtgctgccctgcgGCTCTCCCCACGCCcagcagctggctctgcagacACTGCGCAGCATGCAG GACCTGCTGGAAGAGCCTCCGCCGGCTGGAGTGGCGccgctgctggcagcactgggcaCGACACACCCCGAGGTGCAGTACGAAG CCGTCCAGCTGCTGCTCGCTGTCGCGTCCCGGCGCGCCCCGCCCGCCCTGTTGCCCGGCCTGGTGGCCCTGCTGACCCCGCCCGGGAGGAAAGCACGAGCCAAAG ACCCAATGCTGCCCCCGAGGGAGCCGACGCTGGCCCACGttcagcaggcagctgctgctaaAGCCATCGG CGTATTAGCCAAGGAGTCAGCAGAAGTGGCTGAAGAGCTGATCCAGCTGAAAGTGGTGCACGGCCTGATGGTTGCGGTGGGGAACCTGGATTATCCACTCAGCCAGAGAAATGCCAGCATCTCCCTGGAG TATTTTGTTCGCATGTATCCCTTTGTGGAGGAGCATGTAAGGAAGGCAGTAGGGGACACACTGTTCCAGCTCTTTAAG GACTGCCCTGAGACCTGGTACACAAAAATAGATCCAGTCCAGGCTGAAGAATTGGCCTCCAATCCAGTGGACAGCCCCAAAGACATGGCAAAGATGCAATCTGCAGAAG ctgGCTGTCCATTAACTGATTTGTCTGGGGATAATCACTACTTTGCCACATCGTTTTTCTTGCCAATTCACAAGATCTATGGAGAGTTCCGTGCATTTGAGGAAGATCAGCATGCTCTAGTACAGAACAACTTTTGA
- the C1orf228 gene encoding armadillo-like helical domain containing protein 1 isoform X2 produces the protein MTSVKEQEAIKKLMVFLQEWDSAHRVARNHILDNFIRSNIGKTEPELELEFSQGASLFLARLAAWLRVTYMYSTCINKLLKSIGIFLSAASGRRYIIEFLEMGGVLMLLEILGLNHLNEEDKRESVKLLQLIADAGRKYKELICESYGVQSLAELLATCSSAEVRDEVQILLDSLGRGNPKYQNQVYSGLLAVLPCGSPHAQQLALQTLRSMQDLLEEPPPAGVAPLLAALGTTHPEVQYEAVQLLLAVASRRAPPALLPGLVALLTPPGRKARAKDPMLPPREPTLAHVQQAAAAKAIGVLAKESAEVAEELIQLKVVHGLMVAVGNLDYPLSQRNASISLEYFVRMYPFVEEHVRKAVGDTLFQLFKDCPETWYTKIDPVQAEELASNPVDSPKDMAKMQSAEGDQE, from the exons ATGACATCTGTCAAAGAGCAGGAGGCCATCAAGAAGCTCATGGTTTTCCTGCAAGAATGGGACAGTGCTCACAGAGTTGCTCGAAACCACATCCTGGACAACTTCATTAGAAGCAATATTGGCAAGACAGAaccagagctggagctggagttCTCCCAGGGAGCCAGCTTGTTTCTGGCTCGCCTGGCAGCATGGCTGAGGGTGAC CTACATGTACAGCACATGCATCAACAAGCTGCTCAAGTCCATCGGCATCTTCTTATCTGCTGCAAGTGG CCGCAGATACATTATTGAATTTCTGGAGATGGGAGGCGTCTTGATGCTCCTGGAAATACTAGGGCTGAACCACCTGAACGAAGAGGACAAAAGGGAGTCTGTAAAGCTGCTTCAGCTCATCGCAGACGCTGGCAGGAAGTACAAGGAGCTCATTTGTGAAAGCTATG GCGTGCAATCCCTTGCTGAGCTGTTGGCCACCTGCAGCTCGGCAGAGGTTCGGGATGAGGTGCAGATTTTGCTGGACTCTCTGGGCCGCGGCAACCCCAAGTACCAGAACCAAGTGTACAGCggcctgctggcagtgctgccctgcgGCTCTCCCCACGCCcagcagctggctctgcagacACTGCGCAGCATGCAG GACCTGCTGGAAGAGCCTCCGCCGGCTGGAGTGGCGccgctgctggcagcactgggcaCGACACACCCCGAGGTGCAGTACGAAG CCGTCCAGCTGCTGCTCGCTGTCGCGTCCCGGCGCGCCCCGCCCGCCCTGTTGCCCGGCCTGGTGGCCCTGCTGACCCCGCCCGGGAGGAAAGCACGAGCCAAAG ACCCAATGCTGCCCCCGAGGGAGCCGACGCTGGCCCACGttcagcaggcagctgctgctaaAGCCATCGG CGTATTAGCCAAGGAGTCAGCAGAAGTGGCTGAAGAGCTGATCCAGCTGAAAGTGGTGCACGGCCTGATGGTTGCGGTGGGGAACCTGGATTATCCACTCAGCCAGAGAAATGCCAGCATCTCCCTGGAG TATTTTGTTCGCATGTATCCCTTTGTGGAGGAGCATGTAAGGAAGGCAGTAGGGGACACACTGTTCCAGCTCTTTAAG GACTGCCCTGAGACCTGGTACACAAAAATAGATCCAGTCCAGGCTGAAGAATTGGCCTCCAATCCAGTGGACAGCCCCAAAGACATGGCAAAGATGCAATCTGCAGAAG GTGATCAGGAATGA
- the C1orf228 gene encoding armadillo-like helical domain containing protein 1 isoform X7: MTSVKEQEAIKKLMVFLQEWDSAHRVARNHILDNFIRSNIGKTEPELELEFSQGASLFLARLAAWLRVTYMYSTCINKLLKSIGIFLSAASGRRYIIEFLEMGGVLMLLEILGLNHLNEEDKRESVKLLQLIADAGRKYKELICESYGVQSLAELLATCSSAEVRDEVQILLDSLGRGNPKYQNQVYSGLLAVLPCGSPHAQQLALQTLRSMQVSGGGKGCPQGLESPQLCQRERPGPIRSTSWGCPLPIGGRRGALHAPASSTRPCPPGPAGRASAGWSGAAAGSTGHDTPRGAVRSRPAAARCRVPARPARPVARPGGPADPAREESTSQSVLAKESAEVAEELIQLKVVHGLMVAVGNLDYPLSQRNASISLEYFVRMYPFVEEHVRKAVGDTLFQLFKDCPETWYTKIDPVQAEELASNPVDSPKDMAKMQSAEAGCPLTDLSGDNHYFATSFFLPIHKIYGEFRAFEEDQHALVQNNF; the protein is encoded by the exons ATGACATCTGTCAAAGAGCAGGAGGCCATCAAGAAGCTCATGGTTTTCCTGCAAGAATGGGACAGTGCTCACAGAGTTGCTCGAAACCACATCCTGGACAACTTCATTAGAAGCAATATTGGCAAGACAGAaccagagctggagctggagttCTCCCAGGGAGCCAGCTTGTTTCTGGCTCGCCTGGCAGCATGGCTGAGGGTGAC CTACATGTACAGCACATGCATCAACAAGCTGCTCAAGTCCATCGGCATCTTCTTATCTGCTGCAAGTGG CCGCAGATACATTATTGAATTTCTGGAGATGGGAGGCGTCTTGATGCTCCTGGAAATACTAGGGCTGAACCACCTGAACGAAGAGGACAAAAGGGAGTCTGTAAAGCTGCTTCAGCTCATCGCAGACGCTGGCAGGAAGTACAAGGAGCTCATTTGTGAAAGCTATG GCGTGCAATCCCTTGCTGAGCTGTTGGCCACCTGCAGCTCGGCAGAGGTTCGGGATGAGGTGCAGATTTTGCTGGACTCTCTGGGCCGCGGCAACCCCAAGTACCAGAACCAAGTGTACAGCggcctgctggcagtgctgccctgcgGCTCTCCCCACGCCcagcagctggctctgcagacACTGCGCAGCATGCAGGTGAGCGGTGGAGGCAAAGGGTGCCCCCAGGGGTTGGAAAGCCCGCAGTTATGCCAGAGAGAAAGGCCCGGCCCCATTCGCAGCACTAGCTGGGGTTGCCCCCTGCCCATAGGGGGACGGCGGGGAGCACTGCACGCACCTGCCTCCTCAACCCGCCCTTGTCCCCCAGGACCTGCTGGAAGAGCCTCCGCCGGCTGGAGTGGCGccgctgctggcagcactgggcaCGACACACCCCGAGGTGCAGTACGAAG CCGTCCAGCTGCTGCTCGCTGTCGCGTCCCGGCGCGCCCCGCCCGCCCTGTTGCCCGGCCTGGTGGCCCTGCTGACCCCGCCCGGGAGGAAAGCACGAGCCAAAG CGTATTAGCCAAGGAGTCAGCAGAAGTGGCTGAAGAGCTGATCCAGCTGAAAGTGGTGCACGGCCTGATGGTTGCGGTGGGGAACCTGGATTATCCACTCAGCCAGAGAAATGCCAGCATCTCCCTGGAG TATTTTGTTCGCATGTATCCCTTTGTGGAGGAGCATGTAAGGAAGGCAGTAGGGGACACACTGTTCCAGCTCTTTAAG GACTGCCCTGAGACCTGGTACACAAAAATAGATCCAGTCCAGGCTGAAGAATTGGCCTCCAATCCAGTGGACAGCCCCAAAGACATGGCAAAGATGCAATCTGCAGAAG ctgGCTGTCCATTAACTGATTTGTCTGGGGATAATCACTACTTTGCCACATCGTTTTTCTTGCCAATTCACAAGATCTATGGAGAGTTCCGTGCATTTGAGGAAGATCAGCATGCTCTAGTACAGAACAACTTTTGA